A genome region from Ptiloglossa arizonensis isolate GNS036 chromosome 4, iyPtiAriz1_principal, whole genome shotgun sequence includes the following:
- the LOC143145458 gene encoding DDB1- and CUL4-associated factor 10 isoform X2: MPRITTRQPKSLWLRQRELGINFPLGHADHFHKTLYSSIQPVTSWDHALSPVTHGGVFNLEYSPDGSLLMAACEKKTVLMFDPLRRSLIHTIEDAHDDCVNCVRFLDQRMFATCSDDSTVALWDARNLKQRIRTLYGHSNWVKNIEYSPKDSLLLTSGFDGSIYTWDINTFTENSILHTRVFHTNGLMRTRLSPDASKMLISTTSGYLIVIHNLKLATLSQDLTGFRPNMYRLMQSSQTTIPNVASFTHLFSHSRAHNRVEFLTDFPVGDDAEIISSLQVHPQGWCALSRNASNGEKSEWTCIHDIQERDGSCTTDHTKEGEETTPQFNDVTVEEFEDFHQPQPSRSGITSPFLIDTPNHVRVVHTMSDVRSNSLGSSDNPQMNRPSRTGWQSTSRRASRSQSRNPRSERNATRASLGAVEVSSSSGSSDSRVSADRDEARQEDRDVYDASESESTHEEASVDPELHVSTMDVWEAHVAIREARLRRERDWLSRSSNTVVIIGDRTRVQNQSRQGQQTMYAIPRNHTIHQNTPRLTHYIEEPNVGSGYIKELCFSADGRLICSPFGYGVRLLAFSSDCSELSNCVPPFNESVQLHELATNVSHSGIVVCTKFSPKHCLIVSGCLSGKIVWHEPVV; this comes from the exons ATGCCTAGAATAACAACCAGGCAACCAAAGAGCCTATGGTTAAGGCAACGCGAATTGGGCATAAATTTCCCTCTGGGACATGCCGATCACTTCCACAAGACCCTATATTCTTCTATACAGCCTGTTACTTCTTGGGATCATGCATTATCGCCTGTTACTCACGGAGGAGTCTTTAACCTGGAATATTCTCCAGACGG TTCGCTCCTGATGGCAGCATGCGAGAAGAAAACCGTTTTAATGTTCGATCCTCTGAGAAGGAGCTTGATTCATACGATAGAAGATGCTCACGACGATTGTGTGAATTGTGTAAG ATTCTTAGATCAACGTATGTTCGCAACTTGTTCGGACGATAGTACGGTTGCTCTTTGGGATGCTAGAAATTTGAAGCAGAGAATCAGAACGCTTTATGGACATTCAAATTGGGTTAAGAATATAGAATACAGTCCCAAGGATAGCTTGTTACTTACCAGTGGATTCGACGGTAGCATATATACTTGGGACATAAATACGTTTACCGAAAATAGTATTCTGCATACTCGTGTGTTTCATACAAATGGACTGATGCGAACAAGACTTAGTCCGGATGCCAGCAAGATGTTAATAAGTACCACCTCAGGATACCTCATTGTTATACACAATCTTAAGTTAGCAACATTATCTCAAGACCTAACAGGATTTAGA CCAAACATGTACAGATTGATGCAATCGTCTCAGACTACGATACCAAACGTGGCGAGTTTCACGCATCTCTTTTCCCATTCTCGCGCACACAATAGAGTAGAATTTTTAACAGATTTCCCAGTTGGCGATGATGCGGAGATAATATCGAGTTTGCAAGTGCATCCTCAGGGTTGGTGCGCTTTATCTAGAAACGCCAGTAACGGGGAAAAATCCGAG TGGACTTGTATACACGACATACAAGAACGTGACGGATCCTGTACGACTGATCATACAAAAGAAGGGGAGGAAACGACGCCCCAGTTTAACGATGTGACCGTTGAGGAATTCGAAGATTTTCATCAACCTCAACCCTCTCGTTCAGGTATAACGTCTCCGTTCTTAATCGATACTCCAAATCATGTGAGAGTAGTTCACACCATGTCCGACGTGAGATCAAATTCGCTCGGATCATCGGACAACCCGCAAATGAACAGGCCCTCGAGAACCGGTTGGCAGTCGACGTCTCGCAGAGCGTCACGATCCCAATCGAGGAATCCGCGTTCAGAGAGAAACGCGACAAGAGCGAGTCTTGGTGCGGTTGAGGTAAGCTCGAGTTCCGGGTCGTCCGATTCTCGAGTAAGCGCGGATAGGGACGAAGCCAGGCAAGAGGACAGGGACGTGTACGATGCCAGTGAGAGCGAGAGCACTCACGAGGAGGCTTCCGTCGACCCAG AGTTACACGTGAGCACAATGGACGTGTGGGAAGCCCACGTGGCGATCAGGGAGGCTAGACTTAGAAGGGAGAGGGACTGGCTTTCTAGATCGAGCAACACCGTTGTCATTATCGGCGACCGGACCAGGGTTCAGAATCAGAGCAGGCAGGGCCAGCAAACGATGTACGCCATCCCGAGGAATCACACAATTCACCAAAATACACCTAGGTTAACGCATTATATCGAGGAGCCGAACGTAGGCTCTGGTTACATCAAGGAATTGTGTTTCTCCGCCGATGGTCGATTGATATGTTCGCCGTTCGGATACGGTGTACGACTGTTGGCGTTCTCCAGCGATTGTTCAGAGCTGTCCAACTGTGTACCACCTTTCAACGAGTCAGTGCAACTACACGAACTGGCAACGAACGTTAGTCACTCCGGTATCGTGGTCTGCACGAAATTTTCACCGAAGCATTGTTTAATTGTGTCCGGCTGTCTTAGTGGAAAGATAGTTTGGCACGAGCCAGTGGTTTAG
- the Skeletor gene encoding DM13 and DOMON_DOH domain-containing protein skeletor isoform X1: MTTRSPTSFSARLSAVGLVAAVFLLLATQARSQAYYGKLIGKLSEIHHGVSGEVYAVDGRTLFIKDFTYDGEAPTAYFYVGTSKSPNGNGIRLRDERGSTDTLRRYRRKDVTLTLPDGKTLNNIKWFCVWCDEYAVNFGDVRIPRGFDYPKPQKLAALSGVHGISSEPIVVVDSQTLLIPSFSYDGEAPDAKFWVGAGPTPSPQGIRVPDENGKVVPLRRYDRKAIVLTLPDDLTIHQIGHFGVWCEAFTVDFGHVQIAPNLNVPPSLKMLGVSPQSKLNCEVLEDGLAFEVRWAVAGDSIVAQLVGKLDDGQYMAFGLSGDPVRSAMVGGDVVVAWVDKQTLQGYAVDYFLDAKSQCSGGRGSCPDTRIQENTNSIRLLNAALVDGYSIVTYQRPLKTNDELDHQILTNGSQAIIWAIGPLNERQEVSFHSDYLKTDRLIEFGRPPVWNCPVPDQEQSQLFVDNDEKGSGNQELVTTTKRPKRMPPKPASAPKTDAWVIPPIPCDEPDDGVFYAQMGPTGGKHGYPAITGHVGWGIAWYINGLLIPEINVVRGNKYSFVVEGGENPDAPALYHPFYITDDPVGGYQHKTPEEKAKVKIFAGAERQRGIYRPTGVGRLCNWVPDQNQPLANEFSTFGAYQRTLTLKCDNGEPGLVEWTPDENTPDTVYYQCFTHRYLGWKINVHNNCDAGETAGSENHEVYVVPKDQRPSGDDLESSSSIRVSSKSAPHPMPQTTFQSRPTFLERKKAVYRPTSSTYRRTLEKHSTGTTNPQIAKLKKIDTKQRSKLEAKVSDAVDVSNVFTGPMKPARNTGFDPDSIVIEGGFKPIIRSIDAPVEAQRRISEQRTEQNEPLARDTTSNHRPVDNFEPVFIPSPPVPTIDTTKKSKKKTKRPSETDDMEMAADRSNAYYLPPVSSTIPNEARSSSGVLITFDGKRLKDSSLARSISGIEGHSNGRLSSDLLSRTPQFGRFKGELPPPIPGEVRSDNSQPEKRRILPSRDLSVPDIRTIKNTRLTLVERSKRSPHEGHVHPLESRLNDTKTDHREHRGSLLVSAGQTIASNIGYLLLTVVFYYVL; encoded by the exons CCGCCTACTTTTACGTGGGCACCTCGAAAAGTCCCAATGGAAACGGCATCAGACTTCGGGACGAGCGTGGATC AACGGACACACTGAGGCGATATCGAAGGAAGGACGTCACGCTCACGTTACCCGACGGCAAGACTCTGAACAACATCAAGTGGTTCTGCGTGTGGTGCGACGAATACGCC GTGAACTTTGGAGACGTGAGAATACCCAGGGGATTCGACTACCCGAAACCACAGAAACTGGCAGCCCTGAGCGGCGTGCACGGCATCAGTTCGGAaccgatcgtcgtcgtcgacagCCAGACTCTCTTGATACCTAGCTTCAGCTACGACGGCGAAGCGCCCG ACGCGAAATTCTGGGTGGGGGCGGGACCCACACCATCGCCTCAAGGAATCCGCGTGCCCGATGAGAACGGAAAGGTGGTGCCTCTGCGTCGATACGATCGCAAAGCCATCGTGCTCACGTTACCCGACGATCTGACGATCCACCAGATCGGCCACTTTGGCGTCTGGTGCGAAGCCTTCACCGTCGACTTTGGCCACGTGCAAATCGCGCCGAATCTTAACGTGCCACCCTCCCTGAAGATGCTCGGAGTCTCGCCGCAG TCGAAACTGAACTGCGAAGTTCTCGAGGACGGGCTGGCTTTCGAGGTGCGATGGGCCGTGGCCGGAGACAGCATAGTCGCCCAGCTCGTTGGAAAACTTG ACGATGGACAATACATGGCCTTTGGGTTATCCGGGGACCCCGTAAGAAGCGCGATGGTCGGCGGGGACGTTGTGGTCGCCTGGGTGGACAAGCAAACGCTTCAAGGATACGCGGTCGATTATTTCTTGGACGCCAAGTCTCAGTGCTCGGGTGGTCGTGGCAGTTGCCCGGATACGCGCATACAG GAGAACACGAATTCCATTCGATTGTTGAACGCGGCCCTGGTGGACGGATACAGCATTGTCACGTATCAGAGACCGCTGAAGACGAACGACGAGCTGGACCATCAAATCCTGACAAACGGCTCGCAGGCGATCATCTGGGCCATCGGGCCTCTGAATGAGAGACAAGAGGTCAGCTTCCACTCGGACTATTTGAAAACCGACCGCCTCATCGAGTTCGGTAGACCACCGGTTTGGAATTGTCCCGTTCCAGATCAGGAACAATCTCAGCTATTCGTGGATAACGACGAGAAGGGCAGCGGTAACCAG GAATTGGTCACGACCACCAAGAGGCCCAAACGCATGCCACCGAAGCCGGCATCGGCCCCGAAGACCGACGCTTGGGTCATCCCACCGATTCCGTGCGACGAGCCCGACGATGGGGTATTTTACGCCCAGATGGGACCAACCGGAGGCAAGCACGGATACCCTGCAATCACCG GTCACGTCGGTTGGGGTATCGCCTGGTACATAAACGGTCTTCTAATACCGGAGATCAACGTGGTCCGTGGCAATAAGTACTCTTTCGTCGTGGAAGGCGGTGAGAACCCTGACGCGCCCGCCCTTTATCATCCCTTCTACATAACCGACGACCCCGTCGGCGGATACCAGCACAAAACACCCGAGGAGAAAGCC AAAGTGAAGATATTCGCCGGTGCTGAACGCCAACGGGGTATATATCGGCCCACGGGTGTCGGACGTCTGTGCAACTGGGTCCCGGATCAGAATCAACCGCTAGCGAACGAGTTCTCGACGTTCGGGGCTTATCAGCGCACCCTGACCCTCAAGTGCGACAACGGAGAACCTGGTCTGGTGGAATGGACCCCGGACGAGAACACACCGGACACCGTGTATTACCAA TGTTTCACGCACCGTTACCTGGGCTGGAAGATCAACGTGCACAACAACTGCGACGCCGGTGAGACCGCCGGCAGCGAGAACCACGAGGTGTACGTGGTGCCGAAAGATCAACGACCGAGCGGGGACGATCTCGAGAGCAGCTCCAGCATCCGCGTCTCGAGCAAG AGTGCTCCTCACCCGATGCCCCAAACCACCTTCCAGTCGAGACCGACATTTCTGGAACGGAAAAAGGCTGTTTACAGACCAACGTCCTCTACTTACAggagaacgctcgagaaacactcgACCGGGACCACGAATCCCCAGATCGCGAAACTGAAGAAGATCGACACCAAACAGAGGAGCAAATTGGAGGCCAAAGTGTCCGACGCGGTGGACGTGTCCAACGTGTTCACCGGACCAATGAAACCCGCTAGAAACACGGGATTCGACCCAGACTCGATAGTGATCGAGGGTGGCTTCAAACCCATCATCAGAAGCATCGACGCGCCCGTGGAGGCTCAAAGGAGGATCTCGGAACAGAGGACCGAGCAAAACGAACCTCTCGCTCGAGACACAACGTCCAATCACAGACCCGTGGACAATTTCGAACCGGTATTCATACCCTCGCCACCGGTACCAACGATCGACACGACCAAGAAGTccaagaagaaaacgaaacgtcCCAGCGAGACCGACGACATGGAAATGGCAGCCGACAGATCGAACGCCTATTACCTGCCACCGGTATCGAGCACCATACCCAACGAGGCGCGATCTTCGTCCGGGGTACTGATCACCTTCGACGGGAAGAGATTGAAGGACTCCAGCCTGGCGAGATCGATCTCCGGGATCGAGGGCCACTCTAACGGCAGATTGTCCTCGGACCTTCTCAGTAGGACCCCTCAATTCGGCAGATTTAAAGGAGAACTCCCACCCCCGATTCCAGGGGAGGTGCGCTCGGATAACTCTCAgccggagaaacgtcgaattcTACCCTCGAGGGATCTCTCGGTGCCCGATATACGAACGATAAAGAACACGAGACTGACCCTCGTCGAAAGATCGAAGAGGTCTCCGCACGAGGGTCACGTGCACCCTCTGGAATCTCGGTTAAACGACACCAAAACGGACCACCGTGAGCATCGCGGGTCCTTGCTCGTCAGCGCCGGTCAAACGATCGCCTCTAACATCGGATACCTCCTTTTGACAGTTGTTTTTTACTATGTTCTCTGA
- the LOC143145458 gene encoding DDB1- and CUL4-associated factor 10 homolog isoform X1, whose translation MPRITTRQPKSLWLRQRELGINFPLGHADHFHKTLYSSIQPVTSWDHALSPVTHGGVFNLEYSPDGSLLMAACEKKTVLMFDPLRRSLIHTIEDAHDDCVNCVRFLDQRMFATCSDDSTVALWDARNLKQRIRTLYGHSNWVKNIEYSPKDSLLLTSGFDGSIYTWDINTFTENSILHTRVFHTNGLMRTRLSPDASKMLISTTSGYLIVIHNLKLATLSQDLTGFRPNMYRLMQSSQTTIPNVASFTHLFSHSRAHNRVEFLTDFPVGDDAEIISSLQVHPQGWCALSRNASNGEKSEWTCIHDIQERDGSCTTDHTKEGEETTPQFNDVTVEEFEDFHQPQPSRSGITSPFLIDTPNHVRVVHTMSDVRSNSLGSSDNPQMNRPSRTGWQSTSRRASRSQSRNPRSERNATRASLGAVEVSSSSGSSDSRVSADRDEARQEDRDVYDASESESTHEEASVDPGRYLDLNDRSPRPHFSYLRRHNMLDNFSMGNIELHVSTMDVWEAHVAIREARLRRERDWLSRSSNTVVIIGDRTRVQNQSRQGQQTMYAIPRNHTIHQNTPRLTHYIEEPNVGSGYIKELCFSADGRLICSPFGYGVRLLAFSSDCSELSNCVPPFNESVQLHELATNVSHSGIVVCTKFSPKHCLIVSGCLSGKIVWHEPVV comes from the exons ATGCCTAGAATAACAACCAGGCAACCAAAGAGCCTATGGTTAAGGCAACGCGAATTGGGCATAAATTTCCCTCTGGGACATGCCGATCACTTCCACAAGACCCTATATTCTTCTATACAGCCTGTTACTTCTTGGGATCATGCATTATCGCCTGTTACTCACGGAGGAGTCTTTAACCTGGAATATTCTCCAGACGG TTCGCTCCTGATGGCAGCATGCGAGAAGAAAACCGTTTTAATGTTCGATCCTCTGAGAAGGAGCTTGATTCATACGATAGAAGATGCTCACGACGATTGTGTGAATTGTGTAAG ATTCTTAGATCAACGTATGTTCGCAACTTGTTCGGACGATAGTACGGTTGCTCTTTGGGATGCTAGAAATTTGAAGCAGAGAATCAGAACGCTTTATGGACATTCAAATTGGGTTAAGAATATAGAATACAGTCCCAAGGATAGCTTGTTACTTACCAGTGGATTCGACGGTAGCATATATACTTGGGACATAAATACGTTTACCGAAAATAGTATTCTGCATACTCGTGTGTTTCATACAAATGGACTGATGCGAACAAGACTTAGTCCGGATGCCAGCAAGATGTTAATAAGTACCACCTCAGGATACCTCATTGTTATACACAATCTTAAGTTAGCAACATTATCTCAAGACCTAACAGGATTTAGA CCAAACATGTACAGATTGATGCAATCGTCTCAGACTACGATACCAAACGTGGCGAGTTTCACGCATCTCTTTTCCCATTCTCGCGCACACAATAGAGTAGAATTTTTAACAGATTTCCCAGTTGGCGATGATGCGGAGATAATATCGAGTTTGCAAGTGCATCCTCAGGGTTGGTGCGCTTTATCTAGAAACGCCAGTAACGGGGAAAAATCCGAG TGGACTTGTATACACGACATACAAGAACGTGACGGATCCTGTACGACTGATCATACAAAAGAAGGGGAGGAAACGACGCCCCAGTTTAACGATGTGACCGTTGAGGAATTCGAAGATTTTCATCAACCTCAACCCTCTCGTTCAGGTATAACGTCTCCGTTCTTAATCGATACTCCAAATCATGTGAGAGTAGTTCACACCATGTCCGACGTGAGATCAAATTCGCTCGGATCATCGGACAACCCGCAAATGAACAGGCCCTCGAGAACCGGTTGGCAGTCGACGTCTCGCAGAGCGTCACGATCCCAATCGAGGAATCCGCGTTCAGAGAGAAACGCGACAAGAGCGAGTCTTGGTGCGGTTGAGGTAAGCTCGAGTTCCGGGTCGTCCGATTCTCGAGTAAGCGCGGATAGGGACGAAGCCAGGCAAGAGGACAGGGACGTGTACGATGCCAGTGAGAGCGAGAGCACTCACGAGGAGGCTTCCGTCGACCCAGGTAGATATCTGGACCTCAACGACAGGTCTCCGAGACCACATTTCAGTTACTTAAGACGGCACAACATGCTGGATAATTTCTCCATGGGTAATATAGAGTTACACGTGAGCACAATGGACGTGTGGGAAGCCCACGTGGCGATCAGGGAGGCTAGACTTAGAAGGGAGAGGGACTGGCTTTCTAGATCGAGCAACACCGTTGTCATTATCGGCGACCGGACCAGGGTTCAGAATCAGAGCAGGCAGGGCCAGCAAACGATGTACGCCATCCCGAGGAATCACACAATTCACCAAAATACACCTAGGTTAACGCATTATATCGAGGAGCCGAACGTAGGCTCTGGTTACATCAAGGAATTGTGTTTCTCCGCCGATGGTCGATTGATATGTTCGCCGTTCGGATACGGTGTACGACTGTTGGCGTTCTCCAGCGATTGTTCAGAGCTGTCCAACTGTGTACCACCTTTCAACGAGTCAGTGCAACTACACGAACTGGCAACGAACGTTAGTCACTCCGGTATCGTGGTCTGCACGAAATTTTCACCGAAGCATTGTTTAATTGTGTCCGGCTGTCTTAGTGGAAAGATAGTTTGGCACGAGCCAGTGGTTTAG